In one Nostoc sp. MS1 genomic region, the following are encoded:
- the mobF gene encoding MobF family relaxase: MNYCSPVGSTKTLELIEERYSYTRVTTDTLRESTRTGNLVVAEFDHIETRELDPHLHTHALVMNMTQLDNGEWYSLLNDEIFKNKKFLGMVYQNYLAQEVEKLGYEVEALKHGQFEIKGFREQDLEEFSKRRQQILSATGSNATWAEREAAWTATRNIKQKINPTELKAKWREEAAALGIQFPQPEAAQPLLKPRLVSHENLNDAIAHCSERNVAFTQEDLEKFILNQGLATDVSQIEPLVKANPELLSLSPEKRDFTTLAAVNRELATIKLMQSGQGKVNPLAHLEIVDSHLEKTALNSDQRRAVLAAATTTDQFTAWQGVAGAGKTFALKELKEIAAASGYTIKGFAPSAMAAKVLSQELDVQAETVARLLVSEPPQDIEPHQIWIVDEAGLLGAKDALALLERATQMQARVLLVGDTKQLSAVEAGNPFKSLQQAGIKTSYLNESNRQRAPKLKLAVDLIAQSRIEEGFSRLDENGCIEIVTPESKIAAIADDYITATPEQRARTLVLAGTNKERLAITQAIREHLKTEGSLGTATTITQLQAKDLTRVQMRYTHNFELGDMVMPTRSYKRRGLEKGKLYKVVGKDADRLTLLSPDGQHLQVDTGFSKAVYQHQLFEIAEGDRLRWTKNDRQLGRRNGQEFVVKAIAGSNAQIEYLDSGRTEIINLQQAQHLDYAIVSTTYSSQGKTADRVLMAADNTIGQESFYVAVSRARYDLKLYTEDKDSLLALAQSSRAKENALMLLRQKELEKQHQSELEKEIVVNTASAAQKVTVSPQIAIPQPVVRTEVTPPVIKAQPPQTQQSIVLTQESVIKKPVPKTVPSKVAFWTLAHVGEAPERLDFQHWRELVIGSAIHPQIAASNFKSLHQTPDWEHEAWEYLMYSDGLRRTNTGRLSNGIISKYTHIEDDGWWCDAGVDPKSFADKKPGDKPDRKLWGCYKPNNPREKADKPGKFIKYEHPPKTELSIFLLDVPDDIAFRIYEKYGVQPTESDRSCGFWYCVWKYNLPVTITEGAKKAASLLSQGHAAIGLPGIYAGYRSKDSSGEQVKARLMDELAVFATPEREITFCFDYETREETKRNIEIAISRTGRLLEERGASVSVVTLPGPHKGVDDLIVAQGPLAYEKALSFSSTLKAWRDNNNQQRHSPPAPPKKLSDFERKERLLQRFRGQLTQLTFKKVIDALTDHQLLYLEQAVKEYFADPVAQVPTPIDRQAIENEISQLQPQIDSLWLEHAQQKKVITAMERFPLHELSSKYNLTLDQQLQTIGAIKELFTYKQQLSSKIQEYETQLENHQAWNKQQQTIEMRTIAQILNCPELQSRLTSIKDEIKLKQQQFQARLSVSRQPSPQPRRGLRR, encoded by the coding sequence ATTAATTACTGCTCACCAGTTGGCAGTACAAAAACTCTAGAACTGATAGAAGAACGCTACAGCTACACTAGGGTCACAACAGACACTCTACGAGAATCGACCAGAACAGGAAATTTAGTAGTCGCGGAGTTTGACCACATAGAAACCAGGGAACTAGATCCGCATCTGCATACTCATGCCCTGGTCATGAATATGACGCAGCTAGATAACGGGGAATGGTACAGCCTTCTTAATGATGAAATTTTCAAAAACAAGAAATTTCTGGGGATGGTGTACCAGAACTACCTAGCCCAAGAGGTAGAAAAGTTAGGTTATGAGGTAGAAGCATTAAAACACGGACAGTTTGAGATTAAGGGTTTTCGGGAACAAGACCTAGAAGAATTTTCTAAACGAAGACAGCAGATATTAAGTGCAACTGGGTCAAATGCAACATGGGCAGAACGAGAAGCAGCCTGGACTGCCACCCGTAACATCAAGCAGAAAATTAACCCGACTGAGCTAAAAGCTAAGTGGAGAGAAGAAGCGGCAGCATTGGGTATCCAATTTCCACAACCGGAGGCGGCGCAGCCTCTACTAAAGCCCCGGTTAGTCAGCCATGAGAATCTCAATGATGCGATCGCTCACTGTTCAGAAAGAAATGTGGCGTTTACCCAGGAAGATTTAGAGAAATTCATCCTTAATCAAGGACTAGCGACGGATGTAAGCCAAATTGAGCCTTTGGTAAAAGCTAACCCCGAATTACTCAGCCTATCACCAGAAAAACGCGACTTTACAACACTCGCAGCAGTTAATCGGGAACTGGCAACCATTAAATTAATGCAGTCAGGGCAAGGTAAAGTTAACCCACTCGCTCACCTAGAAATAGTTGATAGTCACCTAGAGAAAACGGCTTTAAATTCAGATCAACGTCGAGCGGTACTGGCAGCAGCAACCACAACAGACCAATTTACGGCATGGCAAGGGGTAGCCGGTGCTGGTAAAACTTTCGCCCTCAAGGAGTTGAAGGAAATCGCCGCCGCATCGGGCTACACCATCAAAGGCTTTGCCCCCAGTGCGATGGCCGCTAAAGTCCTGAGTCAAGAGTTGGATGTTCAAGCGGAGACTGTTGCTAGGTTACTGGTGTCTGAACCGCCCCAAGATATTGAACCCCATCAAATTTGGATAGTGGATGAAGCCGGGTTACTGGGTGCTAAAGATGCCCTTGCCCTTTTAGAACGGGCAACCCAAATGCAAGCCAGAGTTTTATTAGTGGGAGACACAAAACAGTTATCAGCAGTAGAAGCAGGCAACCCTTTCAAATCTCTGCAACAGGCGGGAATTAAAACCAGTTATTTAAACGAATCTAATAGACAACGTGCGCCGAAACTGAAATTGGCAGTAGACTTGATAGCCCAAAGTCGCATTGAGGAGGGATTTTCACGACTTGATGAAAACGGTTGTATTGAGATTGTTACACCAGAATCTAAAATTGCGGCGATCGCCGATGATTATATAACAGCCACACCCGAACAACGAGCGCGAACACTGGTACTGGCTGGAACAAATAAGGAGCGTTTGGCAATTACGCAAGCCATTCGAGAGCATTTGAAAACTGAAGGCAGTTTAGGAACTGCCACCACCATCACCCAACTGCAAGCCAAAGACCTAACAAGAGTACAGATGCGCTACACCCACAACTTTGAGTTAGGTGATATGGTCATGCCCACCCGCAGTTACAAACGCCGGGGACTGGAGAAAGGCAAGCTGTATAAAGTAGTGGGTAAAGATGCTGACAGGCTAACGCTCCTTTCACCTGATGGGCAACACCTTCAAGTAGACACAGGATTTAGTAAGGCAGTTTATCAACATCAACTCTTTGAAATTGCCGAAGGCGATCGCCTACGCTGGACAAAAAACGACCGACAATTAGGACGGCGTAACGGTCAAGAGTTTGTAGTAAAAGCAATTGCTGGTTCTAACGCTCAAATCGAGTATTTAGATAGCGGTCGAACAGAAATTATCAACCTGCAACAAGCGCAACACCTGGATTATGCAATTGTCAGCACTACATATAGTAGTCAAGGTAAAACGGCCGACCGTGTATTGATGGCTGCGGATAATACTATTGGGCAAGAAAGCTTTTATGTAGCAGTTAGCCGTGCTAGGTATGACTTAAAACTGTACACCGAAGATAAAGACAGTTTATTAGCTTTAGCACAGTCAAGTAGAGCTAAAGAAAATGCTTTGATGCTACTGAGACAGAAGGAGTTAGAAAAGCAACACCAGTCAGAACTTGAGAAGGAAATAGTTGTAAATACTGCGAGTGCGGCTCAAAAGGTCACTGTATCACCCCAGATAGCAATACCCCAACCAGTTGTCAGAACTGAAGTTACACCGCCAGTTATTAAAGCTCAACCACCCCAAACACAACAAAGTATTGTTTTGACTCAAGAATCTGTTATTAAAAAACCAGTTCCCAAAACAGTACCTAGCAAGGTAGCATTTTGGACACTGGCTCATGTGGGTGAAGCCCCAGAACGACTGGACTTCCAACACTGGCGAGAATTGGTAATTGGCAGTGCCATCCACCCTCAAATTGCTGCCAGTAACTTCAAGAGTCTGCATCAAACTCCTGATTGGGAGCATGAAGCATGGGAATATCTCATGTACAGTGACGGGTTGCGACGCACCAACACAGGTAGGCTGTCCAATGGCATCATCAGCAAATATACTCACATTGAAGACGACGGCTGGTGGTGTGATGCTGGCGTTGACCCCAAATCTTTTGCTGACAAAAAACCAGGGGATAAACCTGATAGGAAGTTATGGGGATGCTACAAACCTAATAACCCCAGAGAGAAAGCTGATAAACCGGGTAAATTTATTAAATACGAGCATCCACCAAAAACTGAGTTGAGTATCTTCCTGCTAGATGTGCCGGATGATATTGCTTTTCGTATCTATGAAAAATATGGAGTACAGCCAACCGAGAGCGATCGCTCTTGTGGATTCTGGTACTGTGTTTGGAAGTATAACCTCCCAGTCACCATCACTGAGGGAGCCAAAAAAGCTGCCAGTCTGTTGAGTCAGGGTCACGCAGCAATCGGACTACCAGGGATTTATGCTGGTTATCGCAGTAAGGATTCTAGTGGTGAGCAAGTTAAAGCACGGCTCATGGATGAGTTAGCTGTTTTCGCTACTCCAGAACGTGAAATAACTTTCTGCTTTGACTATGAGACACGAGAAGAGACAAAGCGAAATATAGAAATTGCTATCTCGCGCACTGGGCGACTGTTAGAAGAACGTGGAGCGTCCGTGAGTGTAGTGACATTGCCGGGGCCGCATAAAGGTGTTGATGATTTGATTGTCGCCCAGGGGCCACTGGCATACGAAAAGGCACTATCCTTTTCATCAACACTCAAAGCATGGCGAGATAACAACAATCAACAACGGCATTCACCCCCAGCGCCACCTAAGAAGTTAAGTGACTTTGAGCGTAAAGAGCGGCTGCTACAACGTTTTAGGGGTCAATTGACTCAATTGACATTTAAAAAGGTGATTGATGCACTAACTGACCATCAGCTACTGTATCTAGAACAAGCGGTCAAGGAATATTTTGCTGACCCAGTGGCTCAAGTACCAACACCTATTGATAGGCAAGCCATTGAAAATGAAATTAGCCAGCTTCAACCACAAATTGATAGTTTGTGGTTAGAACACGCTCAACAAAAAAAAGTGATCACAGCAATGGAGCGTTTTCCGCTTCATGAGTTGAGTTCTAAATACAACTTGACCCTAGACCAACAGTTGCAAACTATCGGAGCTATTAAAGAATTATTTACTTATAAACAACAACTCTCCTCAAAAATTCAAGAATATGAAACTCAACTAGAAAATCATCAAGCTTGGAACAAACAGCAGCAGACTATTGAAATGAGGACTATTGCCCAGATACTCAACTGTCCTGAGTTACAGTCACGATTAACTAGTATTAAGGATGAGATAAAACTGAAACAGCAGCAATTTCAAGCTAGGTTATCTGTTTCTCGACAGCCATCACCACAACCGCGTCGAGGCTTGAGAAGGTAG
- a CDS encoding relaxase domain-containing protein encodes MLTGKNTQPQQAVHYFMSGYYQEGTSRWSGKGAEKLGLLGPVDDQETFFNIVNGLSPDGSEHLAKRKLESSQRRAATDFTFSAPKVSACNRW; translated from the coding sequence ATGCTGACAGGAAAGAACACCCAGCCACAGCAAGCAGTACATTACTTCATGTCCGGGTATTACCAGGAAGGTACATCACGTTGGTCAGGTAAAGGTGCAGAGAAATTGGGGCTATTGGGGCCAGTAGATGACCAAGAAACGTTTTTTAACATCGTCAATGGGCTGTCACCAGATGGTAGTGAACACCTGGCTAAAAGAAAGTTGGAATCATCGCAACGACGGGCAGCAACAGACTTTACTTTCTCAGCACCAAAAGTGTCAGCCTGCAATCGTTGGTAG
- a CDS encoding DUF3987 domain-containing protein has protein sequence MPVTPETLLTTLFPVAGSRIGTSSRLVVNPRQGYSVTSIFWTCVVAPTGRLKTPAQTTIINPLNTLETQEYNNWKQALEDYKQELKYCKKGDVLPDDPAPRKRFIVQGSTIEARMKIHGENRRGILYWRDEWAGYITGLNKYRAGKGDDSQLDLSEFNGGALFKDVVDSEKCIYLERSAISRTGNTQPEILKQFQQRQDFADHAGEFARWLFCLKENPLAYINLFRDDDGVGEQLDNELLELYQALGRLPERDYFLTNDAKKIYQAYQHQLMNWLEAEEHPGLKATYPKLQTYLGRFALWLHLVNAVLAGETIPVQFIEGQTMAVACQIIDFT, from the coding sequence ATGCCCGTCACACCAGAGACACTGTTAACTACACTGTTCCCCGTAGCAGGGTCGAGAATTGGCACATCTTCCAGATTAGTGGTTAACCCCAGACAAGGCTATAGCGTCACCTCCATTTTCTGGACTTGTGTAGTCGCTCCCACTGGCAGGTTAAAAACTCCTGCCCAAACCACCATCATCAATCCACTCAATACATTAGAAACCCAGGAGTACAACAATTGGAAACAGGCACTAGAGGATTATAAACAGGAATTAAAATATTGCAAGAAAGGTGATGTATTACCCGACGACCCAGCACCACGTAAGCGGTTCATTGTCCAAGGGTCAACAATTGAAGCACGGATGAAAATCCACGGCGAGAACAGGAGAGGCATACTCTACTGGCGTGACGAATGGGCAGGTTATATCACCGGACTCAATAAATATCGTGCTGGCAAAGGCGATGATAGTCAACTTGACCTGAGCGAATTTAACGGTGGCGCACTATTTAAAGACGTTGTAGACAGTGAAAAATGTATTTACTTAGAACGTTCTGCCATTAGCCGCACTGGAAACACCCAACCAGAAATCTTAAAACAGTTCCAACAAAGACAAGATTTTGCTGATCATGCAGGTGAGTTTGCCCGTTGGTTGTTCTGTCTCAAAGAAAATCCCCTGGCTTATATCAACCTGTTCCGAGATGATGACGGTGTAGGGGAACAGTTAGATAACGAGTTACTGGAACTTTATCAAGCCTTGGGCAGATTACCAGAGCGTGATTACTTCCTCACCAATGATGCCAAGAAAATTTACCAAGCATACCAGCATCAACTTATGAATTGGCTGGAGGCGGAAGAACATCCAGGACTAAAAGCTACTTACCCCAAACTGCAAACTTATCTCGGTAGATTCGCGCTGTGGCTGCATCTAGTAAACGCAGTGTTAGCCGGGGAAACTATACCAGTGCAGTTTATTGAGGGTCAAACAATGGCAGTGGCTTGTCAGATCATTGATTTTACGTAG